The Lolium rigidum isolate FL_2022 chromosome 1, APGP_CSIRO_Lrig_0.1, whole genome shotgun sequence region TGAAGAGGAGCACGCCATCGAGCTCGCGCATTCGGCCGGCTGCGACGCTGGCATTTCAACCGCGTTGGCCGACGGGTCTGGCAAGGTCGCGACGCTGACGGAGTACGGCTACCGCTAGCCCATCCACGGCGACCCCCCGCACGTCCCGCTGTACTACCCGCAAGCGGAGTGCAtggcgccggcagcgccgcctctGTAGAGGCCGCCGGCAAGGACGACGACGTCTTGGAGCTCGCGCACCGGATCGTCGATCGCCAGCTGCCGCACGGCTCGGCCTTGCACATGCCTCCTTTGGGCGGCATCGTCATCAGCGACGGGACAAGGCGCACATCTTCGGCTACGGCTCGAAGGACGACAGGGACGGTTCAACGCTACCGccccaaggaggaggacgccgcagGCTCGGCACTACCtccgccggcgaagaagaggtggtgggagatggaggcgcaggcggccctccgtggcaGTGATGACACGGAGGACTTCCCCGGTCACCACATCACCATCGGCCGCCACTCCATCGACAAGGACTACCAGCAGATCACGCTGGACCCGCGGCAGGCAGCAGTGTGGTCCGCCAAGGACCACAGCGAGAACTTCGTTGACCTCCCCGGTCCATCTGAgctgccggcgccaaaggaggaggacgactggTCCTTCAGCTCCCTCTCCGATGACGGAGGCAGCAACTCGGACAACctcgacttcagcgccttcgatgCACGCCACtagtttttcttttttagtttttagtttaaattcgagTCAGTTTTGTATAAAACTAGTCAATATTCGTATGAATTTCATTTTTCAAATGTTATTTACATATGAATTTCTATTGGGGGCTGCcgtattgggggggggggggcgctggTGTGGGAACACCATCCCCAAATGAAGGGATGctgtgccggcgcctatttggggagcgccggtggagatgctcttaacaggCCCAATTCATAGCTCAATTGGGTATAGAGAAATAGCATACATCTAACATATTGAACTCACAGCTTGAGAAACGAAAATAACAAAATTCAGCTGCGGTAGTGTTAACAGTACAATTCAGACCCCAATTAGAATCAACTATTGTGCATGGCATGATGCCTTTTTTGTTTCTCCGGCTGTGAGTTAAATTTATGAAAAACTTTGTGACATTGTAGATATATATTGTGTCAATGTATTCAATTATTTCTAGAATCTTTTTATATAACTTCTATCATGGGTTTTGAACACCAGGTGCACCGGTTGCACGAGAACTTCTGGTGCATGATAGCATGAAAACAAGCTTCTACTTGCAATCAATTCATCTATAGGCCTCAAGACAGAGAGAAATGATAAGACTAttagactattttctccatttcttGCACCAACTCATGTTATCAACTAAAGCACGTGCCAGAAAGTATCTGGGCATCGATCGCTAGCTGAATTTTCTTTCATGATAGGACATATATATAAGGCTTACTTTGGTATTGTGGTGGCTTATTACACGGTTTCTTCTTTCTTGAGGACATAATAGCAAATTGAGAACATCTTCATAGCGTATTTCCTATAAACGCAACAGCAAAATTGTACTTCTTCCAGCAGAAGTAATCGACAATAATGTATTAAAATGCTAAAGATGAGATTTCAAATGACTGGCACAAATATAAAACCTCTTTTGTCAACACTTTTTTCATAACAAAATAGTAAGTGCAGCCTGAAAGAGCAGAAATTTTAGCATGACAGTTCCTTTCTCAAATTGAGTTAGCTACTTACAGGCTGAGGTCTCTATGATACCCGCGCCCTCTACCATAGCCCAAGTAATGGGAATCCATCACAAATGGAGGATTTATTGCGGTAAAGAGTCAGTAAAAAAACTTCACACACTAAACTAGCACAAAAATGTTTCTCTCTAATCACATGGCACAAAAAGTCTATCTTCCCTCGGTCTAGTATACTGTACTAGAGACCAGAGAGTACTTTGACTTGGGGGCATTGAAGGTGTCAATAACTTAACATGCCAACATGCTGCGGAGCTAAGCAGTTTCTAACCCTTTCCCCCAGTGGTTCTTTTCACTGTGTTCACATATGTACGTATGTTAAATTGACCACATCACAGAAGAACTTTATTGTTGTACTGTTGTCATCTGACTACTGATGCAGTCCCAAGCGGTACTAATGTGCAATATGCGCATCCCAGTTAACTGGAGGCAGACCAATGGTGAAGAATGCAGAATCTCCAGAAAGTTTATGTGACCTGAGTTTGCCCTGAGTTTTTTGTGCAACCTGTGCACCCAACATCGAAAAACCAATGCTATTTGTTCTAAGAAGTTCTGGAAATAATTTAGTAGACATACATACATCCAACATGACAGAAAAATTGCAGTACTAAGGGCCCAATTCATAGCCCAATTGGGTATAGAGACATAGCTTGCATCTAACATGTTCAACTCACAGCTTGAGAAACGAAAATAACAAATTCAGCTGCGGTAGTGTTAGAAATGCAAAATCTGACCATGAAATGGCCAGATTGATCTTAATAATCATGACAACAAGCTAAGATGATCAACGATACGACCATGGAGGTCCAAGACAGACAAAAACGGTAAGACTAGTCGACTATTTCTCCGTATGTTGCATTAACTCATGCTATCAACTGAAGCACGCGCTAGAAAGTATCTGAGAGGTGATTGCTAGCTGAGATTTCTTTCATGACAGGACAGATATATAAGGCTTAGTTTGGTATTGTGGTGGCTTATTCCACGCTCTTGAGGACATACTAGCAAATTGAAAACGTCTTCATAGCGTATTTCCTATAACCGCAACAGGAAAATTGTACTTCTCCCAACAGAAAATCGATAGAAATGTATTAAAAGTTCCATTAAAATGCCAAAGAAGAGATTTCACATGACTGGCAAAAATGCTAAACTTCTTTTGTCAACTCTTTTTTCATAACAAAATAAATGGTAAGTGCAGCCTGAAAGAGCAGAAATTTTAGCATAACAGTTTGTTTTTTCAAATGGAGTTAGATATTTAAACATAGGAATTGTCTCCTTCCAACAGTGCATTGCATCTAAAGAATCAAAAAAGGCTGCTGGATTAACAAAAACCACTTCCAAAGACATATATTAGGTGCTAATCAAGAAGTATTGACATCCATTTACTGCCTGATATAGCTCAGTCATATCTGTAGGTTCACATGATTCCTGACTTTTAACTAATTCGCCAAATCGCCCTAAGATTGACCAAAGTCAGATCACAATTTGATTGATTGAGGTTCATTCTAGTTTTTAACAACATAATTTCAATCAGAAGCTATCTAAAGACAATATAATATAATACCTAGACATTACAGCACATGTGCACAAATTTGTGTTCCAACGAAACAACTAAACAATGTCGTGCAGATTAATCGTTGCATTTTCCTCGAGAACTTTCAGTTGCTACTTTGTTCCTACTAATATCATAGCACTCAAAATATGCATATGGATCCAAAATTTTCAGTTCTCATTATAGTTGATATTCTGTTGAGATAGGTAGCACATAATATCGTGCCCAAAATATGTCTTGCTTCTATGACTATGGGGTCCCTTACTAGAACTTGTTCCACCCTCAAATTCACTATGCTAATTTCAAGCTTACTCGGGGAAGAAAACTGAAGCACTAACTAATCTCTCATCCATTTCCTCAATAATAGTTTCTCATACACTTGTGTTCCAACGAAACAACTAACAATGTCGTGCAGATTAATCGTTGCATTTTCTTCAAGAACTTTCAGTTGCTACTTTGTTCCTACTCACTCAAAATATGCATATGGATCCAAAAATTTCAGTTCTCATTATAGTTGATATTCTGTCGAGATAGGTGGCACATAATATCGTGCCCGAAATATGTCTTGCTTCTATGACTATGGGGCCCCTTACGAGAAGTTGCTCCACCCTCGAATTCACTATGCTAATTTCAAGCTTACTCGAGGAAGAAAACTGAAGCACTAACTAATCGCTCATCCATTTCCTCGATAGTAGTTTCCCATACCCTTGTGTTGCGCCGGCTAACAATATCCAATAATAGGCATCACATATATTACACCGTAACTAAAGAATGTTCGTTCAGGATCCATACCATTTGATGAGCGACCCAAAGAGGAAATGCTGCATGATGGGCACCTTCTCCAGCACTTCAGCCTTGTACATCTTGAGCAGCCCACTGTTGACCTTCTTCCAGTGCGGCACGCCGCTGATATCATCCAACATGGGCGAATGCTCGGCGAAGGGCCCCTTCTTCACCTTTTTAACGTACATGACACACGCCAGGTACATGTACTCCTTGGAGAAGTTTTCCAAGATGTCTGGGTTGTGGATGGACTTGGGCTTCATGTACTTGTGATCGATGAGCTGCGCAGCCCCGAACACAAAGGGCAGGAAATGGTAATCGTCTAGCCCCCACACGCCGTGCGACCCCGCAGGCTCCAGCAGGTAGGTGTCCTGCAGCGTGCGCATGAGGTCGAGGTAGGCAGCGAACACCCGCAGCACGACGGCGGGGAAATCGTCCTCGGCGATGAGCCCGAGGCGCGCCAGGCAGTAGAGGAAGGCGGTGAAGTTGGTCTCGTGCCCCGTGCCGTAGTCGATGCGGGAGCCGTTGCCGAAGGAGTCGAGCAGGTACGGCGCGAGCTCGACCTCGGCGCCGGCGAGGGTTGACGGGgacgcggcggtggcggtggcgattatTGGGGAGATGAGGTCGTTGACGGAGTGGGCGAGCTTCTCGTGCCAGAGGCGGAAGGCGGGGTTGCCGTAGCGGGAGCTGTGTGGGAGCGGCGGGGTGGAGGCGACGAAGGCGGAGAGCGCGGAGATGAGGTCGAGGAGCGCGGAGACCGCGGGGGAGGGCGGGGACGGGAGCGGGTCGGAGAGCTTGCGGCCGTGgacggaggcggagagcgaggcgaCGAAGCCGAGGAAGTGGCGGCCGTGGGTGGAGGCGTGGAAGCGGGCGATGTCGTCGGGGGAGGTGATGCGTTTGGTGGGTGGGTGGAAGGCgaagggcggcgcggcggcgggtacCGGGAGGGGCTGCGGGACCGGGGAGaggacgatggcggcggtgttggtGGGCGCGTTTATGGCGGGCATGCGGATGGGGCGGTAGGCGGGCGGCGGGGAGTCCCCGGACCAGGGGGCGGGGGTGGGCGCCGCGGCGGGCGCGCCGCAGGAACGGCAGAGCGGGGTGTGGATGTGGGCGGCGTGGGAGGGAGGCGGGGTGGAAGACGAGGTCGAATCGGGGTTGGACATGactgccggcgacggcggcggcggcgggggatcgcAGACGGCTGGTTTGGGTCGGTGAGGAGGGGTGGGTGACTCGGGGAAGGCACTGACTGACTGACGCTGGAGAAGAGGAGTTGCGTCCGTCACGGCGGAAATGGTTTCCTCTCCTCTGTTGGGCTGGGATGATACGTGGAATATGTATGCCTCTCTGGGTGGCAAGGCTCCTCCGGTACTTCCAGTGTACTGGGCTGAATGTAGTACAGTATGTCAAAAGAAAACTGGGCTGTGGTGTACTCAAAGTAGGGAGGTAAATGGTACACATAATTTCCTTTCAAATATTCATGGGACGGAGAGAGTACAATttttcaaatgcaacatatatgGACGCGGATATGGATATTGCATGTGCCGATATCCGATGGATATGGCAACGGATAGTATCCGCTATTTTCCGCGGATTATCCGACCTTCTCAATTGGGATAATCAAATTATATATGTCCACTTGACCTCTCCAAGTACCTAATTAGTAGTCAATGACAGCCTTCATATatataactagatgataccccatgCTTGCGGCAGAAATATTTGTTTCACAATTAGAATTTATGAACCATCGGTTATAAACAAATGGCAACCACTAAGAGTTTTGTGAAATTGCATATGAAAATTGTATGTTTGTATGTTGGGGGTTTCCTTTCTTTCACGGATCGGCGAGGGGGTGAAATCCGCGTGAAAAACCTTTTCCGATGAGGCTATTGACGGGAACTAGAAATGGTTAGCCTCGTCTGGCACATTTTAGTGGAGGGCTAGAGCCACCGTTTTGAATGAATATTTGTAGAAACTGGTTATTCCTATCCTCTCTCACACTCTAAACCAACTAGTTGGCAACCACTTATTCAGTGGCTACCTCTAGCCACTTGAGAATATCCCTGAACCAAATAACCCCTAAGATTCGCCAATGCTTGTGGGTGAGGGCTCTCTAGAGGGGGGGAACAGAGGAGGCGAGCGGATGACGACAAAGTTGGAGGCTAGCGTCGGTGGAGGGAGAGAACCTTACGTTGCATGAACGTTTGTTTCCTCGTGCGAGTATTTGACAGTTTTATTCGACGTGTTGTTGTTCCGGTGTCGAGTTCTAAACGTGAAAGACATACTTCCGTTGTGCTAAAATATAGAAGTGCGTATTAGTTTTGATTGTCAAGGTATGCAAAGTTTGACCTAGTACGTAGAAAAGAAAATTTAACATCTACATCCTAAAACTAATGTGAGTTTTGCAGATGTAAAGTTTGACCTAGTATGTTTTGCATATGTAATTTCTTGATTTGTATAGATCTCACATTTTATATCCAGAAAGAAATGAAACATGGATGTTTTTAGCATATTTTGCATTATGAAACAAGTCAAACAACAACACTAGCTAGCAATAATCACACATGGTCCATGGAGTCGAAAAGCCAAAACATCCAATATTTCCAGAAGCACGCCAGAGTAGAACGTGCATCGGAAAAATtcattagggctcctttgattcataggataggaaaatcataggaatatGAAAAACATAGGATTAAGATGTCATTCCTAGTTGAATCCTATGAGAAGATGAGTTTTCTTTGATTGCGACAAAGGAATTTTCCATAATGTATGACCTTATTTTTTTTCTATaagatttgcactacaagatgcCTATAAAATTATTTCCTATATgatatattcctatgaatcaaataacTAGTGTAGAAAAAATCTCttaggatctaaatcctacacaattcctacatAAATCCTATAAATCGAAGGAGCCTTAAGGTTGGCATCATCCTACAATGCATGAAACTCACAGAGTACAATACAACCTCTCCTGCTCAAAGAACAAATTACGTTAAGTACGGATCAAACGAGACAAGTACATGCAAAACACAGTGAAGTATTACAAGGAACAGGAAATAAATAAATGAGTCATTTATTTCTCTTCGCGATGTCATGCATCTAGAGTGCTATAGCATCCGTTTTGCCTCCTTGGTCTCACGCGCGTCGTCACGAGCTCACAGCACCTACACAAGCGTCCTGCACTTGGACGTCGTCGGGTCCCACAGCGCCGGGAGCAGGTACTTCCTCCCGCCCAGCCCGACGGCGTTGTAGCTCGCGCCGGTGGCAGGATCCTTGAGTAGCGTCCCCGGGTAGCCGGGGTAAGCGCCGCTGCCGAAGATGCCGGTGCACGCCGTCGCGGCCTCCATGCCCAAGTCGCCCTGGTAGTACCCGTCCCCGTAGGGGTTGGTCACCGTGCCGGCGAGCAGCGCGGCGAGGCTGATCACCACGCCGTCCATGCCGACGTCGCCGCTCGGCGACACGAGCGGCGGCATCGGTGGCCCGTACACGGGCCTCGCGAACGGCCACGCGCACTGGCCCGGGCACTGCTTGGCCGGGTTGCCCGCCCACAGGTAGGTATACCGCGCTCTGCCGTGCGCGCCGGCGCTTGCGTGGTCGTGGACGCCGCACCGGAACATGCAGAAGGGGTCCACGAGGACGTCGGGCGCCGTGAGAACGGCCGTGATGGCGTCGCGGTGGTGCCCCGCGGCCTTCGCCAGCGCCGTGACGTTCTCCAGCGAGAGGGACCGGCCGAGCGACATGCGCTCGTCGAGGAGCTGCCGGCCGAGAATCAGGCGCGCGCCCCCGCCGCGGTACAGCGAGGTGACGCGCCACCAGGACGCCACGGACGGGCCGGCCTGGGCGGCACGGGGCGCCGGCGCAGAGACCGAGCGGACGAAGTCGGCGACGATGGCGCGCTGCGACGGGGCGAAGCGGCCGTAGTAGAGGATGTTGACGGTGAGGTTCCCCGTGAGCAGCGTGCCGTGGTGGTCCTGGAGCACGATCGGGTCGGGCTTCACCAGGAACAGCATGCGCGGGTTGTACGCCGCACACCCGGGCGCCGCGGCGgcgacaaggaggaagaagaggcagaGAAGTGGCAGGAACGACGCCCTCCTGGACTCATCCATGGAGATTGGCGAGAGAGATCAACGAGCTAGCTGTGATCGATGTGCGTTAAGCTTGTGTATGTTTGGTACGTTCGTCGATCACGTTCGCGGTGGGCTTAAATAGCAAGCTCGGGAGCGTATGGGTGGTAAAGACGACGACGTGATGGAGGTGGTGTGATGTTTTGGCGCGTCAAAGGAGTTAAAGAAAGCCATGTCGCGCGTGTGCATGCATCCCGCTCCGCGGTTTTGGATTCGAGTCGTCGTACGTTGCAGAGAGACACTGGAGATGAgtaatgctacacttacgggcACAATTTCGTACGGATTAGCTTACGGACTGAGGTGGCAATGAACCACAGGCTGGCATccgcatttttaggatcaaccaCACCAGATCACTTCAAATTAACGTGGCCACGTTGCATCCGTAAGCATATTCCGTAAGAGCAATCCGTAGGTGTAGGATTGGAAGAATGTCTGTGTGCCACTTGGTTCACAACGTGGTCGCAACAATTTTCATGGCTGGCTGCTGAACGCAAGCTGTGCGAGAGGGTCCTGTGTTGTGAGTTGTGACCGGGATGCAAGTCCGGCCGATTGGTTCATTGCAAATACTTTATGGGCGTTCAAAGATGGATTAAGCTATACCGTCGGCGCACAAGTGGTCTCGTTCTACTTTATTCTCCAAAACTAGAGGCAGGAGAATGTACAAGACAAAACTTCTCTACATTCTCATCATGCATGTTTTCACAGAATAATCAAATGCTagtattttgttttgctatttctGAATCAGTCCGAGGAGCTACATGCTCCCTCGTTCCAAGATTTGGCTAGATTCATATGTATTTACACAGCAAAATACATTTAGATATACTCATATTAGATCAATATGTGTCAATTAAGGATATCATCCAACCGAAATccacatttttttttatttccacCATGCGTGCTGCAATGTAAGACTCGGTCCGTGTTTTCTTTTCATAAGAGCAGTCCATAGATGTATAATTACCGGTGAGAGATTGTCGTGGATGGATAATGGAAGTATGGAACTGCAACAATGGAAGGGGACGAAAAAATTTGAGATCGGGCGAACTTTTGAAGCATGAAAAAAATCGATGCAAAACACCACTAATTTCCAATTAGCGCAACATGAAAATATCATTAATTTGCACTGTAAACAATTAGTGAGTTAGACAATTACCAGTACACAAAGTTTGTCTTTCAGGTGGGCGATGGACAAgcaaaagaaatggaaaaatAATTAAATGAATTGCCGAATAAAGAAGATGTAGAGTTGACCAAGCTCAATGTTGATGCTAGTTTTTCAGAAGAAAATGGCAATGGTTCGTGGGGTGCAATTCTTAGAGTTGATGAAGGTAAAGCTATTATGTCATCCTTACACTACTGCCCAAAAACAGAACAAAATTAACTCCGTGCCACTAGTTTTTGTCGAAAAATATATTCAGTGTTCATTAGAATTTCAGTCTCTCGGAGCCAACACGTCCACAACCATGGAATTGTGTATGGTGCATGGCAACTGTTTTCCTGCAATGTGTGTAAGTTGCCATAGGCCCACACCTTCTAAAAGTCACCACCATAACTAGGTGAGTCGCGCGCACACACCACCGCGCGGACATTAAAATTGTGTAATGTTCGCACTAGATCGGCTTCCTTTTTTCGGTGTTCAATGGCACTAGCTAGGACCAATGTGTTACCAAGATGAGGAAACTGACAATAACAAGAAGATTCAGCAAAACAAAGATTTTACCAGTAGTCAAGACAACCTTTGTCATGAGGAAGTTATCTCCGGTCAGTATGCATGAACTTGATATAAGATTACATGCAGAACTAGAAGCGGAAAAGATGAGGAATGCTGGCATGAATGTTCCAATACATGCTAAGAAATTACCGAGGCAAGATTGGCAGCATGGAAGAAGATGAATACCCTAAGGATGAAGTTGATTTCAACTACTCTGAAAATCCTGATGTGTTTGCTAGAGAGGTTGGCCTTAGTACAGATCTGCACCTCAAGAATGTTAGCCTTCTATGTAAAAATATTGCGAGGTTTGAAAAAGATGGCCTCTCGTAAGAGTTGGTTAGAGCTAAGTATCCGAGGAAAAGTACTTTACTCATTGCAAACGAAGTCCTTCACATTCTCATTTTTGGTCCGGGGTAGTGTCAATCAAAGATACCTTCTACAGTTGCTGCAAGACAGCAAGAGAGTGCTAGGTGATGGTAGAAAAACTTTAGTTCGGGAGGACAGTTGAATCGGCCATCAACCGCTCTGTCGAAGTTTCCCGTCTATACAATCTATGCTACAATGTCTTTACTAAAGGTTTTGATTTTCTGAGATGTAGTAGATTTTTGAGAGAGGAAACTAAAGAAATGTGGCCGGAATTGTTAGATGTTTGTAGCCAAGTGAAATTAACTAACAAACCAAATAGAGTACGTGTCATGGTTATTAACTAAATGGTGTGTGTTTTCTGTCAAATTGAAGTATTATGTTTTTGGTAGCCAAAAAATTCAACTTCCCTTACAAAGTTATGTGGACTCTCAAGAAAactttgaggatcaaagatttctTTTGTTGGTTGGTGATAAGAATTAGGATTCTTAATAGGATCGATAGTGTGGTGGATGTCGGTACATTTATGTTGGTCTTTTCGTTTTGTTGGATAGATCACATGGCTTGTCTTGCTATCTGTTCAAGTCTGCTATGGGTCGTGTAAGAACCGTGACTCTGTGAGATACTTGAGTTTGTAATGAAACTCGGTGACCGTGTGAGGATCCTTGTTTTgaaaagaaaaagagcttcggcCAATGTATCTCATGCCGGTCTTTCACAACAGAATATGAATGACCCGTTTATGAACTTCTTCCTGTAACATAGAGCCCATTTAAAAGTTGTATCCCTCCTAGAGTTCGTAAGGCCCACCAGAGTATAGCCCATCACAGCCCAGGCCAGCATAGCCTGTCTAACTAACATACTGCATCGTCTcaaaaaacaaaaactaaaatacTGCTGCATCTTGTTTATTtttttggttgagaaaacatactGCCTCTTGTTTGTCGACATTATGAGACACGACTCAGTCACACGTGCGGTGCCGCATAATCATCCAATCGTGCCTTACGTGTCACATGCTGACCGACGCACGCCCTGCTCTCCGGTACGGCAACGTGGAGTTCGAACACGTCGGACCCTAATACTAGGACGAGTGTCGAGTAGGATAGGGTTCGATGGTGATGATAAGCATCGCCAAGTTCCAAGTTCAGTCACGTGCCTCCGCTTCTAAACCGTACCGTTCAAACCAATCAAAATGTTACAAAATACTATTAGTAGTACAACTAGGGTTAAAAATAAAACGGAAACGGACGAAAACATGCTTTATCGTTTTTGTTTCCCTCTATCTTGTCGGAATCGAAAATGGAATCGAAAACTCCGGAAACGAATATGAAAACGGAAATCATCGGATATGAATACAGAACGGATACGTAGCGGATACATTACGAAAACGGATATTTGCCACAACACAATGCGGCATAATACCTTGATTAGTAGACCGAAAGACACACATAAATAAAAAGACAATAAGACAAGATATATCACTTAACTTCGACAAGCGGTAATTCAACATAAATTAATACACATAGTTTAACAGCTGCATGCACACACAGTTATACAAAGTAATTACGGTTAGAGTAATTAGTGGACTTGATACGTGGCTAAGCCTGGTTTCATGTGTAAATGTAGGTCTACTAAATGCATGAGCCTCTCTAGGTTATATTTTCGGAAACTTTTCGTAtttatttttccggaatttcctcTGCCGTTTCCCTTTCTGTCGGAAAGGGCTCCCTCGTTTTCTTTTCCGTTTCCTTTTATGATTTTGCCATTTCCGTTTCTTTTCCTCCAAATGTCGCTTCCTTTTTCGTATTTGGCCCTCCATTCCCTTTTTCTTCGGAAACGGATGGAAAGTTTCcctttcattttcaaccctaAGTACAACACACCGATTTAGATGAAGTGCGCATGATTTACATTTTACATGTGGAGTACGGAGTACTTATTTATTTAGCACGAGAATACCCAAACACAACCTGCGAAATATTTACGCATATATGCACTACCGTAACTACTAGAAGCAGCATGTACACGACGGTACGATCTTGgctaagatgggcagcggcaggGTCACTTGTCACTggcacggcacggcacggcacCACCGTCCCGGCAGTGTACCACTACACTAGCGTGGAGCAGGCGGACGTGGCGGGGTCGAACAGTGCCGGGAGCAGATATTTCCGGCCGTGCGCGCCGTGGGCGTTGTAGCTCGCCCCGGTGGCCGAGTCCACCAACAGCTGGCCGGCATACCCAGGGTACGCGCCCTTGCCGTACACCCCCGGGCACGCCGTGGCGGCCTCCAGCGG contains the following coding sequences:
- the LOC124708869 gene encoding protein EXORDIUM-like 2, producing the protein MDESRRASFLPLLCLFFLLVAAAAPGCAAYNPRMLFLVKPDPIVLQDHHGTLLTGNLTVNILYYGRFAPSQRAIVADFVRSVSAPAPRAAQAGPSVASWWRVTSLYRGGGARLILGRQLLDERMSLGRSLSLENVTALAKAAGHHRDAITAVLTAPDVLVDPFCMFRCGVHDHASAGAHGRARYTYLWAGNPAKQCPGQCAWPFARPVYGPPMPPLVSPSGDVGMDGVVISLAALLAGTVTNPYGDGYYQGDLGMEAATACTGIFGSGAYPGYPGTLLKDPATGASYNAVGLGGRKYLLPALWDPTTSKCRTLV
- the LOC124674346 gene encoding serine/threonine-protein phosphatase 2A activator-like, whose product is MSNPDSTSSSTPPPSHAAHIHTPLCRSCGAPAAAPTPAPWSGDSPPPAYRPIRMPAINAPTNTAAIVLSPVPQPLPVPAAAPPFAFHPPTKRITSPDDIARFHASTHGRHFLGFVASLSASVHGRKLSDPLPSPPSPAVSALLDLISALSAFVASTPPLPHSSRYGNPAFRLWHEKLAHSVNDLISPIIATATAASPSTLAGAEVELAPYLLDSFGNGSRIDYGTGHETNFTAFLYCLARLGLIAEDDFPAVVLRVFAAYLDLMRTLQDTYLLEPAGSHGVWGLDDYHFLPFVFGAAQLIDHKYMKPKSIHNPDILENFSKEYMYLACVMYVKKVKKGPFAEHSPMLDDISGVPHWKKVNSGLLKMYKAEVLEKVPIMQHFLFGSLIKWED